A single genomic interval of Streptomyces sp. NBC_00663 harbors:
- a CDS encoding PASTA domain-containing protein yields MRVPRLVGLMAMDARRTAEATGLFVNAPDRPDFHQTVVEYVVRQYPQPNAEVPRDSVIYVWFDFGEGEGGGGVREPRLPRPPTGGLQRELDEPGDPYVAVSSA; encoded by the coding sequence GTGCGCGTGCCGCGGCTGGTCGGCCTGATGGCCATGGACGCGCGCAGGACGGCAGAGGCCACCGGCCTCTTCGTCAACGCTCCGGACCGGCCCGACTTCCACCAGACGGTGGTCGAGTACGTCGTACGCCAGTACCCACAGCCCAACGCCGAGGTGCCCCGGGACTCGGTGATCTACGTGTGGTTCGACTTCGGTGAGGGGGAAGGCGGCGGCGGAGTGCGCGAGCCGCGCCTCCCGCGGCCCCCCACGGGCGGCCTCCAGCGCGAGCTGGACGAGCCGGGCGACCCCTATGTGGCCGTCAGCTCTGCTTGA